In Enoplosus armatus isolate fEnoArm2 chromosome 2, fEnoArm2.hap1, whole genome shotgun sequence, one DNA window encodes the following:
- the coro2aa gene encoding coronin-2A, translated as MTWRPQYRSSKFRHVFGKAATKESCYDGVPITRSVQDNNFCAVNPRFLAVITECAGGGAFLVLSVNHTGKVDPHHPRVSGHRGNVLDIKWNPFNDYCIASCSEDTTVKVWEIPPHGVFKNLTVPWKELQGHSRRVGLIEWHPTANNILFSTAYDYQVMIWSLDCPEQVIKNPVRTISHHTDVILSMSFNTDGSLFATSCKDRKVRLMEPRSGNLLQETNCKTHKASKVLILGNLKMLLTTGTSRWNDRQIALWDQDDLSVPLLQENLDGSSGVLFPFYDPDTHMLYIAGKGDGNIRYYEISSEKPYIHYLTEYRSNLPQKGMGVMPKRGLDVSSCEVFRFYKLVTIKSLIEPLSMIVPRRSESYQEDIYPMTAGNKPALTAEEWLSGIDKGPVLISLKPGSQVAESYSEMSKGLGNSRDTRRSQSRPGMLQLAYIQDQLGTKDGKEDGGNAEDDRSRTPVSNGEDLGLCSPPRTENELRLKFHKQQEEIRRLRELLNQRDVRVKQLELEIKNIKNSQSQSSL; from the exons aTGACATGGCGTCCTCAGTATCGCAGCTCCAAGTTCCGCCACGTGTTTGGTAAGGCTGCCACCAAGGAGAGCTGCTATGATGGCGTGCCAATCACACGCAGCGTCCAGGACAACAACTTCTGTGCTGTCAACCCACGTTTCCTGGCAGTCATCACTGAGTGTGCCGGGGGAGGGGCCTTCCTGGTCCTGTCTGTCAATCAT ACAGGTAAAGTGGACCCTCACCACCCCAGAGTGTCGGGCCACAGAGGCAACGTGTTAGACATCAAATGGAATCCCTTCAACGACTACTGCATCGCCTCCTGCTCTGAGGACACCAcg gtgAAAGTATGGGAAATCCCTCCTCATGGGGTGTTCAAGAACCTTACAGTACCGTGGAAGGAGCTTCAGGGTCACAGCCGCAGAGTGGGCCTCATCGAGTGGCACCCCACTGCTAACAACATCCTCTTCAGTACGGCCTACGACTACCAG GTGATGATCTGGAGCCTGGACTGTCCCGAGCAGGTGATCAAGAACCCTGTGCGGACAATCAGCCACCACACGGACGTCATCCTCTCCATGTCTTTCAACACAGATGGCAGCCTCTTTGCCACCTCCTGCAAGGACAGGAAGGTCCGACTCATGGAGCCACGCTCAGGAAACCTCCTGCAg GAAACCAACTGCAAGACGCACAAAGCCAGCAAGGTGCTGATCCTGGGTAACCTGAAGATGCTCCTCACAACAGGCACTTCACGTTGGAATGATCGACAGATAGCTCTGTGGGATCAG gacGATCTGTCTGTGCCTTTGTTACAAGAGAACCTGGACGGTTCGTCAGGAGTCCTTTTTCCTTTCTACGAccccgacacacacatgctctacATTGCTGGGAAG GGTGACGGAAATATCAGGTACTATGAGATCAGCTCAGAAAAGCCGTATATCCACTACCTAACAGAGTACCGCTCGAACCTACCTCAGAAAGGAATGG GTGTAATGCCAAAGAGAGGTCTGGATGTGAGCTCCTGTGAGGTGTTCAGGTTCTACAAACTGGTGACAATCAAGAGTCTCATTGAGCCTCTTTCCATGATTGTGCCCCGCAGG TCGGAGTCGTACCAAGAAGACATCTATCCAATGACGGCTGGTAACAAGCCTGCTTTGACTGCAGAGGAGTGGCTCAGCGGCATTGATAAAG gCCCAGTGCTGATCTCTCTGAAGCCTGGAAGTCAAGTAGCAGAGTCGTATTCAGAGATGAGCAAGGGGCTGGGAAACTCGCGGGACACTCGCAGGTCTCAGAGCAGACCAGGCATGCTACAGCTGGCGTACATTCAGGACCAACTGGGAACCAAAGACGGCAAGGAGGACGGCGGCAATGCAGAGGACGACAGGAGTCGGACACCCGTCAGCAACGGAGAAGACCTCGGACTTTGCTCTCCCCCTAGGACAGAGAATGAG CTGCGTCTGAAGTTCCacaagcagcaggaggaaatcCGACGGTTGAGGGAGCTCCTCAACCAGAGGGACGTGCGTGTCAaacagctggagctggagattAAGAACATCAAAAACTCGCAGTCTCAGAGCTCACTTTAA